Proteins encoded within one genomic window of Spirulina major PCC 6313:
- a CDS encoding ABC transporter permease, whose translation MNSAASPDFKRTVDLAIRHVGRFGLWVITLGGLAFLYLPIAILVVYSFNASRMNAVWRGFTLDWYRSLFAGVTESGVDVTNAQIWDAVWNSLWVGGISTVVATVLGTFVALALERFRFKGRNALEALLFLPIIIPDITMGISLLVLFSLLFQLLQTVLGVRLVLDLNTVMIGHITFNISYVAVTVRSRIAELDPALEEAAMDLGADELRTFWRVTLPLIFPGILSGALLAFTLSLDDFVITFFTAGVGSTTLPVFVYGMIKLAVTPAINAISTLMLLASLLIVLLSLALQRRST comes from the coding sequence CCTTGGCGGTTTGGCGTTCCTGTATCTGCCGATCGCAATCTTGGTGGTCTATTCCTTTAACGCTTCGCGGATGAATGCGGTGTGGCGGGGGTTCACCCTGGATTGGTATCGCAGCCTCTTCGCGGGGGTGACGGAAAGTGGCGTAGATGTCACCAATGCGCAGATCTGGGATGCGGTGTGGAATAGCCTCTGGGTGGGGGGCATTTCGACGGTGGTGGCGACGGTGTTGGGGACGTTCGTGGCCTTAGCCTTGGAACGGTTTCGGTTTAAGGGTCGTAATGCCCTCGAAGCGTTGCTCTTTTTGCCGATTATCATCCCCGATATCACCATGGGAATTTCGCTGCTGGTGTTGTTTAGCCTCCTGTTTCAACTGCTGCAAACGGTGCTGGGGGTGCGATTGGTGCTGGACTTAAACACGGTGATGATTGGTCATATTACGTTCAATATTTCCTATGTGGCGGTGACGGTGCGATCGCGCATTGCCGAACTTGACCCCGCCCTCGAAGAAGCCGCCATGGATCTCGGCGCTGACGAACTGCGCACCTTCTGGCGCGTCACCTTACCACTGATCTTCCCCGGCATCCTCAGCGGGGCACTCCTGGCCTTCACCCTCTCCCTCGATGATTTTGTGATTACCTTTTTCACCGCTGGCGTGGGATCAACCACATTGCCCGTATTTGTCTACGGCATGATTAAGCTGGCCGTCACCCCCGCGATTAACGCCATTTCCACCTTGATGTTGCTCGCCTCGTTGCTCATTGTGCTGCTATCCCTCGCGCTCCAACGTCGCTCCACCTAA
- a CDS encoding polyamine ABC transporter substrate-binding protein, with the protein MKRLLVFVLLFLFGVTMPIGCAANSPDAADSGSAGNGASENVLSIYNWSTYIDPDVITQFEKDFDATVQYDTYESNDALFAKIQPGNPGYDIIVPTGDFVESMAAEGLLEELNHENIPNLKNVDPLFLDQDFDPGNKYSVPYQWGTIGIGYDIEATGEEITRWQQIFDPKYAGKVSLIEDSRATLGAVLIALGKDPNTTDPAELQRAVDYIVEHKEVIATFAPDTGQDLLNQGEVAIAVEWSGDIFQVMEENENIRYVIPEEGTIVWVDNMAIPKDAPNKELAEQFINFVLEPEIGAKISAYVQFGSPNKAAIDQGLIPAEDLENPGIYPAAATFARLQYAKDLEADTQLYDDAWTDLKVAVGE; encoded by the coding sequence ATGAAACGATTGCTTGTCTTTGTGCTCCTATTTTTGTTTGGAGTCACAATGCCCATCGGCTGTGCTGCCAACAGTCCAGATGCTGCTGACAGTGGTAGTGCCGGAAATGGAGCAAGCGAAAATGTTCTCAGCATCTACAACTGGTCTACCTACATTGATCCCGACGTGATCACCCAGTTTGAAAAAGACTTTGATGCAACGGTTCAGTACGACACCTACGAAAGTAATGATGCCCTCTTCGCCAAAATTCAGCCCGGCAATCCCGGTTACGACATCATTGTGCCCACCGGAGATTTTGTCGAAAGCATGGCAGCCGAAGGGTTACTTGAAGAACTCAATCACGAAAATATCCCCAATTTAAAGAACGTTGATCCCCTGTTTCTCGACCAGGATTTTGATCCGGGCAATAAATACAGCGTGCCCTATCAATGGGGAACGATTGGCATCGGCTACGACATTGAAGCGACAGGCGAAGAAATTACCCGTTGGCAGCAGATTTTTGACCCGAAATATGCGGGTAAAGTGTCGCTGATCGAAGATTCTCGCGCCACCTTGGGGGCTGTCTTAATAGCCCTGGGTAAAGACCCCAACACCACCGATCCCGCTGAATTGCAACGGGCGGTAGACTACATTGTTGAACATAAGGAGGTAATCGCGACCTTCGCACCGGATACGGGTCAAGATTTGCTCAACCAGGGCGAAGTTGCGATCGCAGTGGAATGGAGTGGCGACATCTTCCAAGTCATGGAAGAAAACGAAAACATCCGCTACGTGATCCCGGAAGAAGGCACGATCGTCTGGGTGGACAATATGGCCATCCCCAAAGATGCCCCCAACAAAGAACTGGCTGAACAGTTCATTAACTTTGTTCTAGAGCCGGAAATCGGCGCGAAAATCTCGGCCTATGTCCAGTTCGGCAGCCCCAACAAAGCCGCCATTGATCAGGGTCTGATCCCAGCCGAAGATCTCGAAAATCCGGGAATCTATCCTGCTGCGGCAACCTTCGCTCGCTTGCAATATGCCAAGGATCTAGAGGCAGATACCCAACTCTATGATGATGCTTGGACTGATTTAAAAGTGGCCGTCGGCGAGTAA
- a CDS encoding ABC transporter ATP-binding protein, with amino-acid sequence MNHAIELVNVSKTFRGQNNREFRAIEQLNLQIHDGEFFSLLGPSGCGKTTLLRMIAGFETPTAGEVVIHGEAMRDRPAFHRPVNTVFQNYALFPHLTVAENVAFGLEMDNLPKAQIRSRVGDVLALVKLNGLENRRPRQLSGGQQQRVALARALVKKPQVLLFDEPLGALDLKLRKAMQLELKHMQQQIGITFVYVTHDQEEALTMSNRIAVMSDGHILQVGTPTEIYEEPNCRFVADFIGESNFLIGQVIEQSMGGIVALIDGELTLSVPYEPEIPVGKIITLVIRPEKVTIHPDTSGENLGLRGTVKDVVYIGTDTRFVIQLTSRSELIVRRQNIHHGNLDTFTLGEQVQIRVAPNSIRVLEEGSLSPDLAQGAVNLPPKSA; translated from the coding sequence ATGAATCATGCAATTGAACTGGTCAACGTGTCGAAAACCTTCCGGGGTCAAAACAACCGAGAATTTCGAGCTATTGAACAGTTAAACTTGCAGATTCACGACGGAGAGTTTTTCTCGCTCCTCGGGCCGTCCGGCTGTGGCAAAACCACCTTGCTCCGGATGATCGCAGGGTTTGAAACCCCCACCGCTGGTGAGGTGGTCATCCATGGCGAGGCCATGCGCGATCGCCCCGCCTTCCACCGCCCCGTCAACACCGTCTTCCAAAACTACGCCCTTTTCCCCCACCTCACCGTCGCCGAAAACGTCGCCTTCGGCCTCGAAATGGACAACCTCCCCAAAGCCCAAATCCGTTCCCGCGTCGGGGATGTCCTCGCCCTCGTCAAGCTCAACGGCCTCGAAAACCGCCGCCCCCGCCAACTCTCCGGCGGCCAACAGCAGCGCGTCGCCCTCGCCCGCGCCCTCGTCAAAAAACCCCAAGTCCTCCTCTTTGACGAACCCCTCGGTGCCCTTGACCTCAAGCTCCGCAAAGCGATGCAGCTTGAACTCAAACACATGCAGCAACAGATAGGCATCACCTTCGTCTACGTCACCCACGACCAAGAAGAAGCCCTCACCATGTCCAACCGCATCGCCGTCATGTCCGACGGTCACATCCTCCAAGTGGGCACACCCACGGAAATTTACGAAGAACCCAACTGCCGCTTTGTCGCCGACTTCATCGGTGAAAGTAATTTCCTCATCGGCCAAGTCATCGAACAATCCATGGGCGGCATTGTCGCCCTCATTGACGGCGAACTCACCCTCTCCGTCCCCTACGAACCAGAAATCCCCGTCGGCAAAATCATCACCCTCGTCATCCGCCCCGAAAAAGTCACCATTCACCCCGACACCAGCGGCGAAAACCTCGGCCTACGCGGCACGGTTAAAGATGTGGTCTACATCGGCACCGACACCCGCTTTGTCATTCAACTCACCTCCCGCAGCGAACTAATCGTGCGCCGCCAAAACATCCACCATGGCAACCTCGACACCTTCACCCTCGGCGAACAAGTTCAAATCCGGGTCGCCCCGAACAGCATTCGCGTCCTCGAAGAAGGCTCCCTCAGCCCCGATCTCGCTCAAGGGGCAGTGAACCTGCCCCCCAAGTCCGCGTGA
- the acs gene encoding acetate--CoA ligase, whose translation MTQPTIESILQENRTFAPPAEFSQAATIGSMEQYRELYDKAKADPAAFWAELAATELDWFQKWDQVLDWQPPHGQWFVGGKLNISYNCLDRHLTTWRKNKAALIWEGEPGESVTLTYAQLHREVCKMANVFKSLGVKKGDRVGIYMPMVPEAAIAMLACARIGAPHSVVFGGFSAEALKTRLIDAEAKLVVTADGGFRKDKTIPLKPAVDAALAHDGVPSVENVLVVQRTHEKITMEPGRDHWWHDLQAGASAVCPAEPMDSEDLLFILYTSGTTGNPKGVVHTTAGYNLYTHMTCKWTLDLKDTDVYWCTADVGWITGHSYIVYGPLSNGATSLMYEGVPRPSNPGCFWDVIEKYGVTIFYTAPTAIRAFIKMGEHLPNARDLSSLRLLGTVGEPINPEAWMWYHKVIGGERCPIIDTWWQTETGGFMLTPLPGATPTKPGSATLPFPGILADVVDLEGNPVKDGEGGYLVITHPWPSMLRTVYGDDDRFRRTYWEHIQPKEGQHFYFAGDGARRDADGYFWVMGRVDDVINVSGHRLGTMEIESALVSHPAVAEAAVVGRTDDLKGEDVFAFVTLEGDYTGSDALIDELKQHVAKEIGAIARPGDIRFTDVLPKTRSGKIMRRLLRNLASGQEIAGDTSTLEDRSVLDKLRGGA comes from the coding sequence ATGACCCAACCCACTATTGAGTCCATCTTGCAGGAAAATCGCACCTTTGCCCCGCCTGCGGAATTTTCCCAAGCGGCCACCATTGGCAGCATGGAGCAGTACCGCGAACTCTACGACAAAGCCAAGGCTGATCCTGCCGCATTCTGGGCAGAACTCGCGGCAACCGAACTCGATTGGTTTCAAAAATGGGATCAGGTGCTGGATTGGCAACCGCCCCATGGGCAATGGTTCGTTGGCGGCAAGCTGAATATTTCCTACAATTGCCTCGATCGCCACCTCACCACCTGGCGCAAAAATAAAGCGGCGTTGATCTGGGAAGGGGAACCCGGCGAAAGCGTCACCCTCACCTATGCCCAATTGCATCGCGAAGTGTGCAAAATGGCCAACGTGTTTAAATCCTTAGGGGTGAAGAAGGGCGATCGCGTCGGCATCTATATGCCCATGGTTCCCGAAGCAGCGATCGCCATGCTCGCCTGTGCCCGCATCGGTGCGCCCCATAGCGTCGTTTTCGGCGGGTTCAGTGCCGAAGCCCTCAAAACCCGCCTCATCGATGCCGAGGCGAAACTCGTGGTGACGGCAGATGGCGGCTTTCGCAAAGATAAAACCATCCCCCTCAAACCCGCCGTCGATGCAGCCCTCGCCCATGACGGCGTACCCAGCGTCGAAAACGTCCTCGTCGTTCAACGCACCCATGAAAAAATCACCATGGAACCAGGGCGCGATCACTGGTGGCACGACCTCCAAGCCGGAGCCAGCGCCGTCTGTCCCGCCGAACCCATGGATAGCGAAGACCTCCTCTTCATCCTCTACACCAGCGGCACCACTGGCAACCCCAAAGGCGTTGTCCACACCACCGCCGGTTACAACCTCTACACCCACATGACCTGTAAATGGACATTGGATCTCAAAGACACCGATGTCTATTGGTGTACCGCCGATGTGGGTTGGATCACCGGCCACAGTTACATTGTCTACGGCCCCCTCTCCAACGGAGCAACGAGCTTGATGTATGAAGGCGTGCCCCGCCCCTCCAATCCCGGCTGTTTTTGGGATGTGATCGAAAAATACGGGGTCACCATTTTCTACACTGCCCCCACAGCCATCCGCGCCTTCATCAAAATGGGCGAACACCTCCCCAACGCCCGCGACCTCTCCTCCCTGCGCCTCTTGGGAACCGTGGGCGAACCGATCAACCCCGAAGCCTGGATGTGGTATCACAAGGTGATTGGCGGTGAGCGTTGCCCGATTATCGATACCTGGTGGCAAACGGAAACCGGCGGCTTTATGCTCACGCCTTTACCCGGTGCAACCCCGACTAAACCCGGTTCGGCCACATTGCCCTTCCCCGGTATCTTGGCGGATGTGGTGGATCTCGAAGGCAATCCGGTCAAGGATGGCGAAGGGGGTTATCTGGTGATTACCCATCCTTGGCCGAGTATGCTGCGCACGGTCTACGGCGATGATGATCGCTTCCGTCGCACCTATTGGGAGCATATCCAACCCAAAGAGGGCCAGCATTTCTACTTCGCCGGCGATGGAGCGCGGCGCGATGCGGATGGTTATTTTTGGGTCATGGGTCGCGTCGATGATGTGATCAATGTGTCGGGGCATCGCCTCGGCACGATGGAAATCGAATCGGCCCTTGTGTCCCATCCAGCCGTCGCCGAAGCCGCAGTGGTGGGGCGCACCGATGATCTCAAGGGTGAAGATGTGTTTGCCTTTGTCACCCTCGAAGGGGATTACACCGGCAGCGATGCGTTGATCGATGAACTAAAGCAGCATGTGGCGAAGGAAATCGGCGCGATCGCCCGTCCGGGAGATATTCGCTTTACCGATGTGCTGCCGAAGACGCGATCGGGCAAAATCATGCGGCGCTTGCTCCGGAATTTAGCCTCCGGCCAAGAAATCGCCGGCGACACCTCCACCCTCGAAGATCGCAGTGTCCTCGATAAATTACGCGGCGGCGCATAG
- a CDS encoding formamidase, which produces MSGLCGLNKTPNGVVLGMVQLQLPTVVTPDDLAQQTQRICDIVGKARRNLPGMDLVVFPEYALHGLSMDTNPDIMCRLDGPEVAAFKQACLDHQIWGCFSIMEYNPQGNPYNSGIIIDDQGEIKLYYRKLHPWVPVEPWEPGNLGIPVCEGPNGSTLALIICHDGMFPEMARECAYKGAEIMIRTAGYTAPIRHSWRITNQANAFCNLIYTASVCMCGSDGSFDSMGEGMIVNFDGVPLVMGSDRPDEIITAEVRPDLVREARRHWGVENNIYQFGHRGYVAVKGGAQDCPYTYMQDMVQGNYRLPWEDEVIHIDGTSCGFEAPTRIYGNQQGHEDRQGA; this is translated from the coding sequence ATGAGCGGACTTTGCGGCCTCAACAAAACTCCCAACGGTGTCGTCTTGGGCATGGTACAACTCCAACTTCCCACCGTCGTCACCCCCGACGACCTCGCCCAGCAAACCCAACGCATCTGTGACATCGTCGGCAAAGCGCGGCGCAACCTCCCCGGCATGGATTTGGTCGTCTTCCCTGAATATGCCCTCCACGGCCTCTCCATGGACACCAACCCCGATATCATGTGCCGCCTCGACGGCCCCGAAGTCGCCGCCTTCAAACAGGCCTGCCTTGATCACCAAATCTGGGGCTGCTTCTCGATCATGGAATACAACCCCCAGGGCAACCCCTACAACAGCGGCATCATCATCGACGACCAGGGCGAGATCAAACTCTACTACCGCAAACTGCACCCCTGGGTTCCCGTCGAACCCTGGGAACCGGGCAACCTCGGCATTCCCGTCTGTGAGGGCCCCAACGGCAGCACCCTCGCCCTGATCATCTGCCATGACGGGATGTTCCCGGAAATGGCCCGCGAATGTGCCTACAAAGGTGCGGAGATCATGATTCGCACCGCTGGCTATACTGCCCCGATCCGCCACTCTTGGCGGATTACCAACCAAGCCAACGCCTTTTGTAATCTGATCTACACGGCTTCGGTTTGCATGTGTGGAAGTGATGGCTCTTTTGATTCCATGGGTGAGGGGATGATCGTTAATTTTGACGGTGTGCCCTTGGTGATGGGGAGCGATCGCCCCGATGAAATCATCACCGCAGAAGTCCGGCCGGATCTAGTCCGGGAAGCCCGTCGCCATTGGGGCGTGGAAAACAATATTTATCAGTTCGGCCATCGCGGTTATGTGGCCGTCAAGGGCGGGGCGCAGGATTGCCCCTACACCTATATGCAGGACATGGTGCAGGGTAATTATCGCCTCCCCTGGGAGGATGAGGTGATCCACATCGACGGCACATCCTGCGGCTTCGAGGCCCCAACTCGCATCTATGGCAATCAACAAGGGCATGAGGACAGGCAAGGGGCTTAA
- the sfsA gene encoding DNA/RNA nuclease SfsA has translation MTLWLYHYPPLLAGRLIKRYKRFFAEIELDTGEVITAHCPNTGPMTGVYQPGQPVQVSRSDNPKRKLAYTWELIQLADPEPVWVGVNTNLPNRIIKAALLNQQLPELAGRYSQVRPEVAYGRDRKSRIDFLLTDDQGENPIYVEVKNTTWTTGRTAVFPDTVTTRGQKHLRELIAIRSEAAAVMLYFINRGDCGDFAPGDRADPTYGELFREAIAAGVEILPYRMQVSPAGVVLDAIAPIQPHQPAEILKPG, from the coding sequence ATGACCCTTTGGCTCTATCACTATCCGCCGCTCTTGGCGGGACGATTGATTAAACGCTACAAACGCTTTTTTGCGGAGATTGAACTGGATACGGGGGAGGTGATCACGGCCCATTGTCCGAATACGGGGCCGATGACGGGGGTGTATCAACCGGGGCAGCCGGTGCAGGTGTCGCGCAGTGATAACCCGAAACGGAAGCTGGCCTACACCTGGGAGTTGATTCAACTGGCAGACCCGGAGCCGGTTTGGGTGGGGGTAAATACGAATTTGCCGAATCGGATTATTAAGGCGGCGTTATTGAATCAGCAATTGCCGGAGTTGGCGGGGCGGTATTCTCAGGTGCGGCCGGAGGTGGCCTATGGGCGCGATCGCAAGAGTCGGATTGATTTTCTCCTCACCGATGACCAGGGTGAAAATCCGATCTATGTAGAGGTGAAAAATACCACTTGGACGACGGGACGGACGGCGGTTTTTCCCGATACGGTGACGACGCGGGGCCAGAAACATCTGCGGGAATTGATCGCGATCCGGTCGGAGGCGGCGGCGGTGATGCTCTATTTCATTAATCGGGGGGATTGTGGGGATTTTGCACCGGGCGATCGCGCTGATCCCACCTATGGCGAACTGTTTCGGGAGGCGATCGCGGCGGGGGTGGAAATTTTGCCCTATCGGATGCAAGTGAGTCCGGCGGGGGTGGTGTTGGATGCGATCGCACCGATTCAACCCCATCAACCGGCTGAAATTTTGAAACCAGGCTAA
- a CDS encoding DcrB-related protein, with protein MAQSLHPLLLSVGLASTLMGCQTAKPLVTAVSTHTTESEALPAPTDAEALAAGFHTVVGDGVSLALPMGYEGGNPEQDLEAVAQQLDQAGEEHHSLSEALRERKQAIALIAFDESNDPSGFVTNVNVTRQRLDHDTSMAVFLAAVVTQIETLGYRVAASGMTDLQGETAGRLVVEMTAGKQDITQLVYAIPAPEAVWLITYSTPQTEFEQRLAQFQTSAQTFTVLPSDAMGGVR; from the coding sequence ATGGCTCAATCTCTGCACCCTTTGCTCCTTAGCGTTGGCTTGGCCAGTACGTTGATGGGCTGCCAAACGGCTAAACCCTTGGTTACGGCTGTGTCCACCCACACAACCGAATCGGAAGCCCTCCCAGCCCCGACGGACGCGGAAGCCCTCGCCGCTGGGTTTCACACCGTGGTTGGGGACGGGGTTTCTCTGGCCCTCCCGATGGGCTATGAGGGAGGCAACCCAGAGCAGGATCTCGAAGCTGTGGCGCAGCAGCTTGATCAAGCGGGGGAAGAGCACCATTCCCTCAGTGAAGCGTTACGGGAACGGAAGCAAGCGATCGCCCTGATTGCCTTTGATGAATCCAATGACCCATCCGGCTTTGTCACCAATGTTAATGTGACGCGCCAACGCCTCGATCACGATACCTCCATGGCGGTTTTCTTAGCCGCCGTCGTCACCCAGATCGAAACCTTGGGCTATCGTGTGGCAGCATCGGGGATGACAGATCTTCAGGGTGAAACAGCGGGCCGGCTCGTTGTGGAAATGACCGCCGGGAAGCAAGACATTACCCAATTGGTCTATGCGATCCCCGCCCCGGAAGCCGTGTGGCTGATCACCTATTCCACCCCCCAAACAGAATTTGAGCAACGCCTCGCTCAGTTTCAAACCAGCGCCCAAACCTTTACCGTGCTCCCCTCCGATGCCATGGGTGGAGTGCGCTAG
- a CDS encoding heavy metal-responsive transcriptional regulator, protein MSRRSALGLKIGQVAQASGLSVKTIRFYTEADLLNPVMRRSPSGYRLFDPDVLNRLAFIKRSQALGLSLRDIHDLLMVHDGGTLPCGAIKERLQQKLDDIHAQIANLEILRTELEGILSGWEDQPPAHLIERTICPNLQS, encoded by the coding sequence ATGTCCCGCCGTTCAGCCCTAGGGTTAAAAATTGGTCAAGTGGCTCAAGCCAGTGGCCTATCGGTGAAAACCATCCGGTTTTATACCGAGGCTGATTTATTAAATCCGGTGATGCGGCGATCGCCTTCTGGTTATCGGTTATTTGACCCGGATGTGTTGAATCGGTTGGCGTTTATTAAGCGATCGCAAGCCCTCGGCCTCAGTTTGCGAGATATTCATGATCTGCTGATGGTGCATGATGGGGGAACGCTCCCCTGTGGCGCAATCAAAGAACGCCTGCAGCAAAAACTCGACGACATTCACGCCCAAATCGCCAATTTAGAAATTCTCCGCACCGAACTCGAAGGCATTCTCTCCGGCTGGGAAGATCAACCCCCAGCCCATCTGATTGAACGAACCATTTGCCCCAATTTGCAATCATGA
- a CDS encoding WD40 repeat domain-containing protein, protein MIQRWWVAPLALLCWLHPLAVSRAEEFNVERTFQAQDTAVNAIAFSPDGQVLISGGGHNDGRLRIWSLKSGKLVETTRSQSLGVVDLLLSARQGLLISAGEDSEVHLWAFPDGEFQQTLRYHTANVLDLTLTPDETVLISAGLGGVRLWDLDQQRPLYTLVRFQAIAAIAVHPNGYTLAAGTLDGTVQLWNLRTGSLLTSFPAHTAAIAALQFSPDGDTLITASEDRTLILWDLATGQQRATLRGHTGGVRAIALTPDGDTLISGSHDGIRLWSMLDGALLQHWNGHQDWVMSLAVHPNGRQFASGDLQGQIKLWSWPPDLPNVAADDPNQ, encoded by the coding sequence ATGATCCAGCGTTGGTGGGTGGCTCCCTTGGCCCTTCTGTGTTGGCTGCATCCCTTGGCCGTCAGTCGTGCTGAGGAGTTCAACGTTGAGCGCACCTTTCAAGCCCAAGACACGGCAGTGAATGCGATCGCCTTTAGTCCCGACGGTCAGGTGTTGATCAGTGGCGGCGGCCATAATGACGGCCGCTTACGGATTTGGAGTCTGAAGTCCGGGAAACTGGTGGAAACGACCCGGAGCCAGAGTTTAGGCGTGGTGGATTTGCTCTTGAGTGCGCGTCAAGGGTTGCTGATCAGTGCGGGGGAAGATAGCGAGGTGCATCTGTGGGCATTTCCCGACGGTGAATTCCAGCAAACCCTCCGCTACCATACCGCCAACGTCCTCGACCTCACCCTCACCCCGGATGAAACGGTGCTGATTAGTGCGGGGCTGGGGGGCGTGCGATTGTGGGATTTAGACCAACAGCGTCCCCTTTATACCTTGGTGCGGTTTCAAGCGATCGCAGCGATCGCGGTGCATCCCAACGGCTACACCCTCGCGGCGGGCACCTTGGACGGCACGGTGCAATTGTGGAATCTGCGCACGGGTTCTCTGCTCACCTCGTTTCCTGCCCACACCGCCGCGATCGCCGCTCTCCAGTTCAGTCCCGACGGCGACACCCTGATCACCGCCAGCGAAGACCGCACCCTCATTCTGTGGGATTTGGCCACGGGGCAGCAACGCGCCACCCTCCGGGGCCATACGGGAGGGGTGAGGGCGATCGCCCTCACCCCCGACGGCGACACCCTGATCAGCGGCAGCCATGACGGGATTCGCCTTTGGTCGATGCTCGATGGGGCTTTGTTGCAGCATTGGAACGGGCATCAGGATTGGGTGATGTCCTTGGCGGTGCATCCCAATGGCCGCCAATTTGCCAGCGGTGATCTTCAGGGTCAGATTAAACTGTGGTCATGGCCCCCTGATCTTCCTAATGTTGCCGCCGATGACCCAAACCAATGA
- a CDS encoding DUF3288 family protein, protein MTQTNDQRHPQEGRDRLILDAIKRDGELSDYNKVELARLMIRYQNFPGARAFQAELAELLSSYSLTPDELFAQTRTIHATGQIYRRTKGGEESQDWS, encoded by the coding sequence ATGACCCAAACCAATGACCAACGCCACCCCCAAGAAGGTCGCGATCGCCTCATCCTCGACGCGATCAAACGCGATGGCGAACTGTCGGACTACAACAAAGTCGAACTCGCCCGCCTCATGATTCGCTACCAGAATTTTCCGGGGGCGCGAGCCTTTCAAGCCGAACTCGCCGAACTCCTCAGCTCCTACAGCCTGACCCCGGATGAACTCTTCGCCCAAACCCGCACAATCCACGCCACGGGGCAAATTTACCGCCGCACCAAGGGGGGCGAAGAGTCCCAAGATTGGAGTTAA